From Camelina sativa cultivar DH55 chromosome 20, Cs, whole genome shotgun sequence, the proteins below share one genomic window:
- the LOC104770460 gene encoding sucrose synthase 1, translating to MANAERMITRVHSQRERLNETLVSEKNEVLALLSRVEAKGKGILQQNQIIAEFEALPEQTQKKLEGGAFFDLLKSTQEAIVLPPWVALAVRPSPGVWEYLKVDLHALFVEELQPAEFLHFKEELVDGVKNGDFTLELDFEPFNASVPRPTLHKYIGDGVEFLNRHLSAKLFHDKESLLPLLKFLRLHSHQGKNLMLSEKIQNLNTLQHVLRKAEEYLAELKPETPYEEFEAKFEEIGLERGWGNNAERVLEMIRLLLDLLEAPDPCTLETFLGRVPMVFNVVILSPHGYFAQDNVLGYPDTGGQVVYILDQVRALEVEMLQRIKQQGLDITPRILILTRLLPDAVGTTCGERLERVYDSEYCDILRVPFRTEKGIVRKWISRFEVWPYLETYAEDAAVELSKELNGKPDLIIGNYSDGNLVASLLAHKLGVTQCTIAHALEKTKYPDSDIYWKSLDEKYHFSCQFTADIFAMNHTDFIITSTFQEIAGSKETVGQYESHTAFTLPGLYRVVHGIDVFDPKFNIVSPGADMSIYFPYTEEKRRLTKFHSEIEELLYSDVENEEHLCVLKDKKKPILFTMARLDRVKNLSGLVEWYGKNTRLRELANLVVVGGDRRKESKDNEEKAEMKKMYDLIEEYKLNGQFRWISSQMNRVRNGELYRYICDTKGAFVQPALYEAFGLTVVEAMTCGLPTFATCKGGPAEIIVHGKSGFHIDPYHGDQAADTLADFFTKCKEDPSHWDEISQGGLQRIEEKYTWQIYSQRLLTLTGVYGFWKHVSNLDRLEARRYLEMFYALKYRPLAQAVPLAQED from the exons ATGGCAAACGCTGAACGTATGATAACGCGCGTCCACAGCCAACGTGAGCGTTTGAACGAAACGCTTGTTTCTGAGAAGAATGAAGTCCTTGCCTTGCTTTCCAG ggttgAAGCTAAAGGTAAAGGAATATtgcaacaaaaccaaatcattgcTGAATTCGAGGCTTTGCCTGAACAAACCCAGAAGAAACTTGAAGGTGGTGCTTTCTTTGACCTTCTCAAATCCACTCAG GAAGCAATAGTGTTGCCACCATGGGTTGCTCTTGCTGTGAGGCCAAGTCCTGGTGTTTGGGAATACTTAAAAGTCGATCTCCATGCTCTTTTCGTTGAGGAGCTTCAACCTGCTGAGTTTCTTCATTTCAAGGAAGAACTCGTTGATGGAGT TAAGAATGGTGATTTCACTCTTGAGCTTGATTTCGAGCCATTCAATGCGTCTGTCCCTCGTCCAACGCTCCACAAGTACATTGGAGATGGTGTTGAGTTCCTTAACCGTCATCTCTCAGCTAAGCTCTTTCATGACAAGGAGAGCTTGCTTCCATTGCTTAAGTTCCTTCGTCTACATAGCCACCAGGGCAAG AATTTAATGTTGAGCGAGAAGATTCAAAACCTCAACACTCTGCAACACGTCTTGAGGAAAGCAGAGGAGTACCTGGCAGAGCTTAAGCCTGAAACACCCTATGAAGAGTTTGAGGCCAAGTTTGAGGAGATTGGTCTCGAGAGAGGATGGGGTAACAATGCTGAGCGTGTCCTTGAGATGATCCGTCTTCTTTTGGACCTTCTTGAGGCGCCTGACCCTTGCACTCTTGAGACTTTTCTTGGAAGAGTCCCAATGGTGTTTAACGTCGTGATCCTCTCTCCCCATGGTTACTTTGCTCAAGACAATGTTCTTGGTTACCCTGACACTGGTGGTCAG GTTGTTTACATTCTGGATCAAGTACGTGCCCTTGAGGTAGAGATGCTCCAACGTATTAAGCAACAAGGACTCGACATTACTCCACGAATTCTCATT CTCACTCGACTGCTTCCTGATGCGGTTGGAACCACATGTGGTGAACGTCTAGAGAGAGTTTATGATTCTGAGTACTGTGACATTCTTCGTGTCCCCTTCAGAACAGAGAAGGGTATTGTTCGCAAATGGATCTCAAGATTTGAAGTCTGGCCATATCTAGAGACTTACGCCGAG GATGCTGCGGTTGAGTTATCGAAAGAGTTGAATGGCAAGCCTGACCTTATCATTGGTAACTACAGTGATGGAAACCTTGTTGCTTCTTTGTTGGCACACAAACTTGGTGTTACTcag TGTACCATTGCTCACGCTCTGGAGAAAACTAAGTATCCAGATTCTGATATCTACTGGAAGTCGCTTGACGAGAAGTACCATTTCTCATGCCAGTTCACTGCGGATATTTTCGCAATGAATCACACTGATTTCATCATCACCAGTACATTCCAAGAAATTGCTGGAAG CAAAGAGACTGTTGGACAGTATGAGAGTCACACAGCCTTTACTCTCCCTGGATTGTACCGAGTTGTTCACGGGATTGATGTGTTTGATCCCAAGTTTAACATTGTCTCCCCTGGTGCTGATATGAGCATCTACTTCCCTTACACCGAGGAGAAGCGTAGATTGACTAAATTCCACTCTGAGATCGAAGAGCTCCTCTATAGCGATGTTGAGAACGAAGAGCACCT ATGTGTGCTTAAGGACAAGAAGAAGCCGATCCTCTTCACCATGGCTAGGCTTGACCGTGTCAAGAACTTGTCAGGTCTTGTTGAGTGGTACGGGAAGAACACCCGCCTGCGTGAGCTAGCTAACTTGGTGGTTGTGGGAGGAGACAGGAGGAAAGAATCAAAGGACAACGAAGAGAAGGCTGAGATGAAGAAAATGTATGATCTCATTGAGGAATACAAGCTCAACGGTCAGTTCCGATGGATCTCCTCCCAGATGAACCGGGTCAGGAACGGTGAGCTGTACAGGTACATCTGTGACACCAAGGGTGCGTTTGTGCAACCTGCATTGTATGAAGCCTTTGGGTTGACTGTTGTGGAGGCAATGACCTGTGGGCTACCGACGTTCGCCACTTGCAAAGGTGGTCCTGCTGAGATCATTGTGCACGGCAAATCAGGTTTCCACATTGACCCGTACCACGGTGATCAGGCTGCTGATACTCTTGCTGATTTCTTCACCAAGTGTAAGGAAGATCCATCTCACTGGGATGAGATCTCACAAGGAGGACTGCAGAGGATCGAGGAGAA ATACACCTGGCAGATATACTCACAGAGGCTCCTGACATTGACTGGTGTGTATGGATTCTGGAAGCATGTTTCGAACCTTGACCGTCTTGAGGCCCGCCGTTACCTTGAAATGTTCTATGCATTGAAGTACCGCCCATTG GCTCAGGCTGTTCCTCTTGCTCAGGAGGattga